The genomic window CTCCGGAGATCCGGAGCGGATGGCCTCCTGCCACTCCTGAAGCTCTTCGCGCACCTTCCCCCAGACCGGGCCCGGATCGGCCCAGTCAAAACCCACCTTGGAGGCCTTCTCCTGCATGCGGTGCGCCCGCAGCAGCGCCGGCAGGTTTCGGGGGACGCCATCGAGGGCGGAGCGGCGGCCCTCGGCCAGCTTGAGCTGCTCCCAGTTGCGCAGCACCTCCTCGGCCCCGCTTACCGAGGTCGAGCCGAAAACGTGCGGATGCCGGCGCACGAGCTTCTGGGCGATCCCTTCCAAGACGTCGCGCAACGTAAAACGGCCCGCCTCCTCGGCCATCACAGCGTGGAAGAGCACGTGCAGGAGCAGGTCCCCCAGTTCGCCCCGCAGCTCATCCCAGGCCTCCCGGTCGATGGCCTCCACCGTTTCATAGGCCTCTTCGATGAGCAGGGACTTGATAGACTGGGGCGTTTGGGCCCGATCCCAAGGGCATTCCCGTCGCAATCGGGCTACGATCGCGACCAGGCGTTCGTAGGCGTCCGTGGCGGGGTGCATTTAGTCGGCGTTCGTTTTGGCCTCGGCCTTCTCTGTGGAGGCGCTTTTGCCGTTTCCGTTAGCGCGCTTGTAGTCGGTAATGTAAAAACCGCTCCCCTTAAAGATCAGGCCTGAGCCGGCGCTGATGAGCCGTCGGAAGGCCTCTTGCCCGCAGGTGGGACAGGTGCTCAGAGGGTCTTCCGTAATGAGCTGAAAGACTTCGGCCTCATGTCCGCAAGCCTGACACCGATAAGCGTACGTTGGCATCCGTTGAGCCCTCCTTTTTTGCTCAGCCGGCCTTTAACAAAGAGCGTTCCGAGCTTGGTCCTGCGTCAAAATGTCCGTCAGGCTGGCCGGCGGACCAGGATCTCAAAACGGATGTCCAACTCATCTCGTATGGGCAGCAGCAGCAGTCTGGGTCGGCGCACGCCAAAATGGCTGAGCAGGATCCGAAAACCTCCCTTGGCGTACAGCCCCTCGGCCGTGCGCAAGACGTCCACGAGCGCGCTTATGGGCCTTGATTGTCCGTGAAACTGCAGCCGCCCGGATACGCGCCATTGGCCGCGTTGGCCGTCCCAGGTCAGGATGGCCACGGAGTCGGACTCGAAGCGCACCTCGGGGTAGCGATCGGCCTCCACGACCAGTAGCATGTTGGAGTCGCGGTTGTCGTTGTCGCTTGAGAAGCTCTCCACGGGCGCCCAGATGCGCACGCGCGTTAACCCGGGACGCTCCGGATCAAACCAGACGGCGCCCCGTACGTCTCGGCTTGTACCCGTCCAGCTGTGCGCCGGATGGTATCCCCGATAGATGATCTGGCTTTGCCCGCGGTCCACGGCCCATTCTTTGGGCTGCGCCCAGGCCGCGGCGGTCGCCCAGGCGCATAGAAACAGCAGGCTCAGGTGCATTCCCTGGGGCCTCCTCGCGTTAAAATTCCCACAACGTCATCCCGAAAGCGCCCAGGAGGGCTCCGTAGGTGATCCAGCCCACCCAGCGGTGCCAAGAGCGCAGACGTCGATACGTATCCGGATTTTGCGCGTTGCGCATCGCCCATCCGAGCCAGGGCTGCGCCATCATGCCGGGGAAGTGCACGAAGGCCAAATACCGGTGGAGCTGAATCGGATACAAGCCGGCTTGATAACGCCGGGCCGGAGGGGCAAGCATAGACAAGCTGGCCGTGGCCATATACAGTCCGAAGCTGAGGTATCCCAGGGCCTGGTGTACGGGCTGCAGAGCCGAGTAGTAGCGGGCCCCTTGGCTGTACATGAGCTGCCCGGTGAGCACCTGGGCCGTCATGGCGCCCAAAAGCAAGAAGCCCAGCTTTTGATGCGTCTGCAGCATCTCCGCTCGGAGCGCAAGCTCAGCCCTTCGGCTCGGGGGGTCTAGGCCGAGCAAGCGCACTAGCCCCTTGCGGCCCCAAAAAAATCGGTTTACGAGCGGCATGTTCTCAGGCAGGCTATCAAGCCGGCTCATCCGTAGGGTATCGGAGGAAGCTTCAAACCCCAAGCCTTCTAAGGGACGGGCCGCCACCTGGGCGCATGCGGAGAGCATACCTACCGACAACACGACAGAATGGAAGCGCATAAATGCGATCCTTTCATCTGGCGAGCGATCAAAAGCAAAACGCTTGCGGTGCGGCTTTGGCTCCCAGATGGGCTTGCCTAGGGGGGAAAAAATCCCCACCTTATGCAAGCTATGGCCGTTTACGGAGCATTTCGATGGCCCGTTTCTTGGCGCGCGCTGTTGCTTATGCTCGCGGCCCTGGTGCTCATCTGGGTGGTGTGGTTCGACTCCCACAGCCTGTGGCGGCGCTGGGAGCTAGAACGTCAACGGGCCCGCCTGATCCAGGCCAACCGGGAGCTGCAGGCCGAGATCGCCCGGCTGCAACGAGAGATCGCGCTTTTGCGCCACGATCCCCGAACCATCGAACGCATCGCGCGCGAAGAGTATG from Bacteroidota bacterium includes these protein-coding regions:
- the mazG gene encoding nucleoside triphosphate pyrophosphohydrolase — encoded protein: MHPATDAYERLVAIVARLRRECPWDRAQTPQSIKSLLIEEAYETVEAIDREAWDELRGELGDLLLHVLFHAVMAEEAGRFTLRDVLEGIAQKLVRRHPHVFGSTSVSGAEEVLRNWEQLKLAEGRRSALDGVPRNLPALLRAHRMQEKASKVGFDWADPGPVWGKVREELQEWQEAIRSGSPEDRRRELGDVLFALVNYARFLGLNAEEALQEANERFLARFRYIEERLREQGRTPQEATLEEMDRLWEEAKARLPQGGTS
- a CDS encoding zinc ribbon domain-containing protein, which codes for MPTYAYRCQACGHEAEVFQLITEDPLSTCPTCGQEAFRRLISAGSGLIFKGSGFYITDYKRANGNGKSASTEKAEAKTNAD
- a CDS encoding YceI family protein, with amino-acid sequence MHLSLLFLCAWATAAAWAQPKEWAVDRGQSQIIYRGYHPAHSWTGTSRDVRGAVWFDPERPGLTRVRIWAPVESFSSDNDNRDSNMLLVVEADRYPEVRFESDSVAILTWDGQRGQWRVSGRLQFHGQSRPISALVDVLRTAEGLYAKGGFRILLSHFGVRRPRLLLLPIRDELDIRFEILVRRPA
- a CDS encoding septum formation initiator family protein, which translates into the protein MQAMAVYGAFRWPVSWRALLLMLAALVLIWVVWFDSHSLWRRWELERQRARLIQANRELQAEIARLQREIALLRHDPRTIERIAREEYGMRRPGETIYRLMPRPR